The proteins below are encoded in one region of Sphingobacterium sp. R2:
- the radC gene encoding DNA repair protein RadC, whose product MSNSYKLVIRDWAEADRPREKLLKQGRRALTDAELLAILIGSGSKNESAVELCRRILADANNSLQTLSTMDVAELSRYRGIGEAKAISILAALELARRKNELPAEERKQVASSRYVYTLMKPILQDLPHEEFWAMYLNTAYKILDKQLIGRGGNDFTPVDVRIILRTAISLKAHAIILIHNHPSGTLYPSNADKILTQKIVEASKIMDIRVADHLIFTDNGYYSFKDEGIID is encoded by the coding sequence ATGTCAAACTCGTACAAACTAGTCATTCGGGATTGGGCTGAGGCTGATCGCCCGAGGGAGAAACTTTTGAAGCAAGGTCGTAGGGCACTTACAGATGCCGAATTATTAGCGATCTTGATTGGCTCTGGATCTAAAAATGAAAGTGCCGTAGAACTGTGTCGGCGTATATTAGCTGATGCCAATAACAGCCTGCAGACACTTTCCACAATGGATGTCGCAGAGCTGAGCAGGTATAGAGGCATAGGAGAAGCAAAAGCCATTTCCATTCTTGCCGCCTTGGAGCTCGCTCGTCGCAAAAACGAACTGCCCGCCGAAGAGCGTAAACAGGTGGCTAGCAGTCGCTACGTATATACTCTTATGAAACCAATATTACAAGACCTCCCGCATGAGGAATTTTGGGCAATGTATTTGAATACTGCATATAAAATATTGGACAAGCAGCTCATTGGCCGTGGCGGGAATGATTTTACGCCAGTTGATGTCCGGATAATCTTACGAACGGCAATCAGCCTCAAAGCTCACGCCATTATACTTATTCACAATCACCCTTCAGGTACGTTGTATCCGAGCAATGCTGACAAAATCCTGACGCAAAAAATTGTCGAAGCCTCTAAAATTATGGATATTAGAGTTGCCGATCATTTAATCTTTACCGATAACGGATATTACAGTTTTAAGGATGAGGGTATCATCGATTAG
- a CDS encoding DUF5606 domain-containing protein, which produces MNLRALVSVTGKPGLFKLVGQNKGGFILETLDQAKIKTVVSLSSTKMATLEDITIYGEEEEIRLLNIFETIKEKGIALPDTKSDGETLRNFFREVAPGHDESRVYSSDIKKVITWYNIIKEFPLFEEEAPAPLM; this is translated from the coding sequence ATGAATTTAAGAGCATTAGTATCCGTAACTGGTAAACCAGGATTGTTCAAATTGGTTGGACAAAATAAAGGAGGTTTTATTTTAGAAACCCTGGATCAGGCAAAAATAAAAACTGTAGTCAGTTTATCTTCGACAAAAATGGCTACTTTGGAAGACATCACAATTTATGGTGAAGAAGAAGAAATTCGATTATTGAATATTTTTGAAACTATCAAAGAGAAAGGGATTGCTTTACCGGATACGAAATCGGATGGCGAAACGTTGAGAAATTTCTTCCGTGAAGTAGCTCCCGGCCATGATGAATCACGTGTTTATTCATCGGATATTAAAAAGGTGATTACTTGGTATAATATTATCAAAGAATTTCCTTTATTTGAAGAAGAAGCTCCTGCTCCTTTAATGTAG
- a CDS encoding peptidylprolyl isomerase, which yields MSKAIIKTEKGDMTVEFYTADAPNTVANFIKLAKSGYYDGLAFHRVIPDFVIQGGCPNSREGAAGTPGTGGPGYKIDCELTGENQYHDRGVLSMAHAGRNTGGSQFFICHSRNNTAHLDRNHTCFGKVIENVDIVDDIRQGDRILSIEVIED from the coding sequence ATGAGTAAAGCGATCATTAAAACAGAAAAAGGCGACATGACTGTGGAGTTCTACACAGCCGATGCTCCAAATACAGTAGCCAATTTTATCAAACTTGCTAAATCAGGATATTATGATGGATTAGCATTTCACCGTGTGATTCCTGATTTCGTGATCCAGGGCGGTTGTCCAAATTCACGAGAAGGTGCGGCAGGAACACCGGGAACAGGTGGCCCAGGTTATAAAATTGATTGTGAACTGACTGGCGAAAATCAATATCACGATAGAGGTGTATTATCTATGGCACATGCTGGCCGTAATACAGGTGGTTCACAATTTTTCATCTGTCATAGCCGCAACAACACTGCGCACTTAGATCGTAACCATACTTGTTTTGGAAAAGTAATCGAAAACGTAGACATCGTTGACGATATCAGACAGGGTGACCGTATCTTATCAATTGAAGTTATCGAAGATTAA
- a CDS encoding DUF4290 domain-containing protein: MNFDYNSTRPKLILAEYGRNVQNMVDYICTLPTKEERNKHAQIVIDMMGVLNPHLRDVSDFKHKLWDHLQIISDFKLDIDSPYPIATAKSVKHEVEHLGYPQHSIRFKHYGFTVEKMIEKALLANDEAKREQMVIGIANFMKMAYLTWNKDSVSDELIIQDLKELSGYQLSLPEGTVLTKLDFKTPPPGNRVKGPANSNSGGNNNNNNNNNSGHQSKGGGKPRMANNNNNNTKRNNYGSNSNSYGSNNNNSYGSNNNRNRKPQGNYNNKRG; the protein is encoded by the coding sequence ATGAACTTTGACTACAACAGCACTAGACCAAAATTGATCCTTGCAGAATATGGTCGCAATGTGCAAAATATGGTAGATTACATCTGTACTTTACCCACAAAGGAAGAAAGAAATAAACACGCACAAATTGTAATCGATATGATGGGGGTGTTAAACCCACATCTTCGAGATGTGTCTGATTTCAAACATAAGCTGTGGGACCACCTGCAGATTATTTCTGATTTTAAATTGGATATCGACTCGCCTTATCCAATTGCTACTGCCAAAAGCGTGAAACACGAAGTGGAGCACCTCGGCTATCCACAGCATTCCATCCGATTCAAGCATTACGGTTTTACCGTAGAGAAAATGATTGAGAAGGCGCTATTGGCTAATGACGAAGCCAAAAGGGAGCAGATGGTTATCGGTATTGCCAATTTTATGAAAATGGCTTACCTGACCTGGAATAAAGATTCCGTTTCGGATGAATTGATCATTCAGGATCTCAAAGAGCTGTCAGGTTATCAATTGAGCTTACCAGAAGGTACTGTTTTGACGAAACTTGACTTTAAAACGCCGCCTCCGGGAAATCGTGTTAAAGGTCCGGCCAACAGTAATTCGGGCGGAAATAATAACAACAACAATAACAATAATTCCGGTCATCAGTCGAAAGGTGGTGGTAAGCCCCGTATGGCAAACAACAATAACAATAATACCAAACGCAACAACTACGGAAGCAACAGTAATAGCTACGGAAGTAACAATAACAATAGTTACGGAAGTAATAATAACAGAAACAGAAAGCCACAGGGTAACTATAATAACAAACGAGGCTAG
- a CDS encoding class I SAM-dependent methyltransferase, with amino-acid sequence MDRNSIDRFTDRVVDYEKFRPNYPKEIIQVLKEQIGLHKQWLVADIGSGTGLSTQLFLENGNNVFAVEPNREMRESMLHHFKTYRNLIAVNATAEDTTIESGCVDLIFAGQSFHWFDQQACRKEFDRILAENGHMVIVWNRRDPADAFQQEYEQFLRSHIPSYQPVSHKNISDDDLKHFFGPRAMKKVTLPNQQIFDLRSFLGRVRSSSYFPKEQDKNKTLYDDLRILFDKYAISDRIIFKYITEIYIS; translated from the coding sequence ATGGATAGAAATAGTATTGATAGATTCACAGACCGGGTTGTTGATTACGAAAAATTTAGACCTAATTATCCTAAAGAGATTATTCAGGTGCTAAAAGAACAGATCGGGTTACATAAGCAATGGTTAGTCGCCGATATTGGCAGCGGCACCGGTCTCTCTACTCAACTCTTTCTCGAAAATGGAAATAACGTTTTTGCCGTTGAACCCAATCGTGAAATGCGTGAATCTATGTTGCACCATTTTAAAACCTACAGGAATCTAATTGCAGTGAATGCCACCGCAGAAGATACAACCATTGAGTCCGGATGTGTTGATCTTATTTTTGCCGGACAATCGTTCCATTGGTTCGACCAGCAAGCCTGTCGAAAAGAGTTTGACCGTATTTTAGCTGAAAATGGACATATGGTAATTGTCTGGAACCGGCGCGATCCCGCGGATGCCTTCCAGCAAGAGTATGAACAATTTTTACGCAGTCATATCCCCAGTTATCAACCGGTCAGCCACAAAAATATAAGTGATGACGATCTTAAACACTTTTTTGGACCCCGGGCAATGAAGAAGGTTACTTTGCCAAACCAACAGATCTTTGATCTCCGATCTTTTTTGGGAAGAGTGCGTTCATCTTCCTATTTCCCAAAAGAACAAGACAAAAATAAAACGTTGTATGATGATCTTCGTATTCTCTTTGATAAGTACGCAATCTCCGATCGTATCATATTCAAGTATATAACTGAAATTTATATCAGTTAA
- the murA gene encoding UDP-N-acetylglucosamine 1-carboxyvinyltransferase, which yields MNAFEIIGGKPLKGEIIPQGAKNEALQILSAVLLTEEPMTISNIPDIKDVNKLIDLLGALGVKINRIDKDTYVFEAKDINIDYFQSPEFKEKGGGLRGSIMIVGPLLARFGKAAIPKPGGDKIGRRRLDTHFLGFEKLGAKFIYDPTNHFFNVDATELKGSYILLDEASVTGTANIVMAAVLAKGTTTIYNAACEPYLQQLCKMLNRMGAKISGIGSNLLTIEGVERLGGTSHRMLPDMIEIGSFIGLAAMTGSEITIKDVCFEELGVIPSVFSRLGIKFELRGDDIFIPAQDSYEIDTFIDGSILTISDAPWPGFTPDLLSIVLVVATQAKGNVLIHQKMFESRLFFVDKLIDMGAQIILCDPHRATVIGLNKSHHLRGIEMTSPDIRAGVSLLIAALSAKGKSVIHNIEQIERGYQDIEERLRKLGADIKRIDAEPKGH from the coding sequence ATGAACGCATTTGAAATAATCGGTGGAAAACCGTTAAAGGGAGAGATTATTCCTCAAGGAGCAAAAAATGAGGCCTTACAGATTCTTTCAGCAGTTTTGCTGACAGAAGAACCCATGACCATCAGTAATATCCCAGATATTAAAGATGTCAATAAGCTGATCGATCTGTTAGGAGCGCTAGGTGTTAAAATCAATCGCATTGATAAGGATACCTATGTTTTTGAAGCTAAAGATATAAATATAGACTATTTTCAATCACCCGAATTTAAAGAAAAAGGAGGGGGGTTGCGGGGCTCAATTATGATTGTTGGACCTTTGTTGGCTCGATTCGGCAAAGCAGCTATCCCAAAACCGGGGGGCGATAAAATTGGCCGTAGACGATTGGATACACATTTTTTGGGCTTTGAAAAACTGGGGGCCAAATTTATTTACGATCCTACCAATCATTTTTTTAATGTTGATGCAACAGAGCTTAAAGGAAGCTATATCTTATTGGACGAGGCCTCAGTGACCGGTACTGCCAACATTGTAATGGCTGCCGTATTGGCTAAAGGCACAACAACAATATACAACGCGGCTTGTGAGCCTTATTTACAGCAATTATGTAAGATGCTAAACCGCATGGGAGCAAAAATATCCGGTATTGGATCTAATTTGTTGACCATTGAAGGTGTAGAACGTCTTGGCGGTACTTCACACCGTATGTTGCCCGACATGATCGAAATTGGTTCTTTTATCGGATTGGCTGCAATGACAGGTTCTGAAATCACTATTAAAGACGTCTGTTTTGAAGAACTTGGTGTTATCCCATCTGTATTTTCGCGTTTGGGTATCAAGTTTGAACTGCGTGGTGACGATATTTTTATTCCTGCACAAGACTCTTATGAAATTGATACATTTATAGATGGATCTATTCTGACCATCTCGGATGCACCTTGGCCAGGTTTTACACCAGATTTATTGAGTATAGTGCTCGTGGTGGCAACGCAGGCTAAAGGTAATGTATTGATTCACCAAAAAATGTTTGAGAGCCGTTTGTTCTTCGTCGATAAACTGATTGATATGGGAGCTCAGATTATCTTGTGCGATCCGCACCGCGCCACTGTTATTGGATTGAACAAATCGCACCACCTGAGAGGTATTGAAATGACTTCCCCTGATATCCGCGCCGGAGTATCCTTACTCATTGCAGCCTTATCGGCAAAAGGCAAGTCTGTGATCCACAACATCGAACAAATTGAACGCGGCTATCAAGATATCGAAGAGCGCTTACGGAAATTAGGTGCAGATATTAAACGTATAGACGCCGAACCAAAGGGACATTAA